In a genomic window of Mycolicibacterium neoaurum VKM Ac-1815D:
- a CDS encoding CocE/NonD family hydrolase, with the protein MASTRPTPPGPLVRLATRLVSARWRLARATTGYRVDRDIAVPMRDGVDLLTDLYLPLVLGAEPAGTVLIRTPYGRTNLPATVTAAVYAQRGYQVVMQSVRGTFGSGGDFHPGHAESDDAADTLTWLRDQPWFGGRLFTVGSSYLGYTQWALLVDPPPELDTSVIGMAPHDFAESGWGTGSFALADFLTWSYQVATQEDGGTLRTIIRMLTMPRRLRRPLRTVPLRDAGAKILKDRAPWHESWLRTPDVSDSYWRPARLGRALQRTRTPVLLVSGWQDVFLTQTVEQYRRLRDGGAGPTLIVGPWTHGDGGGDVLRESLSWLAGARFDGVRVFVTGDGWRDLSSWPPPSDEQLWWLGPRAALTPQPVDGPAARFVYDPADPTPTIGGRLLFAPRGYREDSALAARNDVITFTGAVLDRPVEVIGTPAVELDHRTDTGWCDVAVRISEVGVDGRSRNVSDGYTTRTPTDSGVLRLDLDPIAHRFAAGSRIRLSIAGGSYPRFARNPGTGESVWTASRLVPTTHEIGTRSRLILPIVNGHRVNGF; encoded by the coding sequence CCTGGTGAGTGCGCGGTGGCGGCTGGCGCGGGCGACCACCGGCTACCGGGTGGACCGCGACATCGCGGTCCCCATGCGTGACGGTGTCGACCTGCTGACCGACCTCTACCTCCCCCTCGTCCTCGGCGCAGAACCCGCGGGCACGGTGCTGATCCGCACCCCCTACGGTCGCACCAACCTTCCCGCCACCGTGACCGCCGCGGTCTACGCCCAGCGCGGATATCAGGTGGTGATGCAAAGCGTCCGAGGAACTTTCGGCTCCGGTGGCGACTTCCACCCCGGGCATGCGGAGTCCGATGATGCCGCGGACACGCTGACCTGGCTGCGCGACCAGCCCTGGTTCGGTGGGCGACTGTTCACTGTCGGGTCCTCCTATCTCGGCTACACCCAGTGGGCGCTGTTGGTGGACCCGCCCCCGGAGCTGGACACCTCGGTAATCGGCATGGCTCCGCACGATTTTGCCGAATCCGGCTGGGGCACCGGTTCATTCGCACTCGCCGACTTCCTGACCTGGAGCTATCAGGTCGCCACCCAGGAAGACGGGGGGACGCTGCGCACCATCATCCGGATGCTGACGATGCCGCGCAGGTTGCGCCGACCGTTGCGGACCGTACCGCTGCGCGACGCCGGTGCGAAGATCCTGAAGGATCGTGCGCCGTGGCATGAGTCGTGGCTGCGCACCCCGGACGTCTCCGATTCGTACTGGCGGCCCGCCCGGCTCGGCCGCGCATTGCAGCGCACCCGCACCCCGGTGCTGTTGGTGAGCGGCTGGCAGGACGTCTTCCTCACCCAGACCGTCGAACAGTACCGCCGACTCCGTGATGGTGGTGCCGGCCCGACGCTGATCGTCGGCCCATGGACCCACGGGGACGGCGGCGGGGACGTCTTGCGAGAATCGTTGAGCTGGTTGGCCGGTGCGCGGTTCGACGGTGTCCGGGTATTCGTCACCGGAGACGGCTGGCGTGACCTGTCATCCTGGCCGCCGCCGTCCGACGAGCAACTGTGGTGGCTGGGTCCGCGGGCCGCGCTGACACCGCAGCCGGTGGACGGGCCGGCCGCCCGGTTCGTCTACGACCCGGCCGACCCGACTCCGACCATCGGGGGCCGGTTGTTGTTCGCACCACGGGGCTACCGCGAGGATTCGGCGCTGGCGGCCCGCAATGACGTCATCACCTTCACCGGGGCGGTGCTCGACCGCCCCGTGGAGGTGATCGGCACTCCCGCGGTCGAGTTGGACCATCGCACCGACACCGGCTGGTGTGACGTCGCGGTGCGGATCAGTGAGGTCGGTGTCGACGGCCGTTCCCGCAATGTCAGCGACGGCTACACCACCCGGACCCCCACCGACAGCGGGGTGCTCAGGCTGGATCTCGACCCGATCGCACACCGGTTCGCGGCGGGGTCGCGGATCCGGCTGTCCATTGCCGGCGGCTCGTATCCGCGATTTGCCAGGAACCCGGGCACCGGCGAGTCGGTGTGGACGGCATCGCGATTGGTACCCACCACCCACGAGATCGGCACGCGGTCCCGGCTTATCCTGCCCATCGTGAATGGACACCGCGTCAACGGATTTTGA
- a CDS encoding NADPH:quinone oxidoreductase family protein, whose amino-acid sequence MRAIQIPRLDGPEAAELVEIAEPDSDGVVIDVHAAGVAFPDALQTRGLYQHKAELPYIPGAEVAGVVRSAPQESGFGAGDRVAGLCMLTGGMAEVVTLPPDRVFALPDNVSFEAGAGILFNDLTVHCALRTRGRLTEGETVLVHGAAGGIGTSALRLAPAFGAARTIAVVSTEAKGDIARAAGATDVVLVDGFKDAVKELTGGRGVDIVLDPVGGDRFTDSLRSLAPAGRLLVVGFTGGEIPTVRVNRLLLNNVDTIGVGWGAWATTHPGYLAKQWTELAPLLASGAISAPAPVVFPFEQAGAAIASLENRTAVGKVVLKIR is encoded by the coding sequence ATGCGCGCAATACAGATACCCCGACTGGACGGGCCCGAGGCCGCCGAACTGGTCGAGATCGCCGAACCGGATTCCGACGGGGTGGTGATCGACGTGCACGCCGCGGGAGTGGCATTTCCCGACGCATTGCAGACCCGCGGGCTCTACCAGCACAAGGCGGAGCTGCCCTACATTCCCGGCGCCGAGGTCGCCGGCGTGGTGCGCAGCGCTCCGCAGGAGTCCGGGTTCGGCGCCGGGGATCGGGTGGCCGGACTGTGCATGCTCACCGGCGGGATGGCCGAGGTGGTGACGTTGCCGCCGGACCGGGTGTTCGCGTTGCCGGACAACGTCAGCTTCGAGGCCGGCGCCGGCATCCTGTTCAACGATCTGACGGTGCACTGCGCCCTGCGCACGAGGGGCAGACTCACCGAGGGCGAGACGGTGCTGGTGCACGGTGCCGCCGGCGGGATCGGCACCTCGGCGCTGCGGCTGGCGCCCGCGTTCGGGGCCGCGCGCACCATCGCGGTCGTCAGCACCGAGGCCAAGGGCGATATCGCCCGAGCCGCCGGGGCGACCGATGTGGTGCTGGTCGACGGCTTCAAGGACGCGGTCAAGGAACTCACCGGCGGCCGTGGGGTCGATATCGTCCTCGACCCGGTCGGCGGTGACCGGTTCACCGACTCGTTGCGGTCGCTGGCCCCGGCGGGCCGACTGCTGGTGGTCGGATTCACCGGCGGCGAGATTCCCACGGTCCGGGTGAACAGGTTGCTACTCAACAACGTCGACACCATCGGTGTCGGCTGGGGCGCATGGGCGACGACACATCCCGGTTACCTTGCCAAGCAGTGGACCGAATTGGCACCGTTGTTGGCCTCCGGAGCGATCAGCGCTCCCGCACCCGTGGTGTTCCCCTTCGAACAGGCCGGCGCGGCGATCGCCTCGCTGGAGAACCGGACCGCCGTCGGCAAGGTGGTACTCAAAATCCGTTGA
- a CDS encoding NAD(P)-dependent alcohol dehydrogenase, whose amino-acid sequence MIKARAAVLLEPGQEPQLTDIELRDPVGDEVLVRIDAVGICHTDITMASWCTKTPMVFGHEGAGTVLATGPQAAARPGEQVVLTFASCGRCGNCVADRPAYCDQSTNLNMRGSRRDETSPLRLGGAPIAAGFFGQSSFASHAIAGSRNAVALPAGMDPALAAPLGCSVQTGVGAVLNVLGAAPSVVVFGAGAVGLSAVMGARIAGAETIIAVDPVSERRALAAELGATATIDPTSTDAAAEIIRMTGGVAGAVDTTARPEVISAAVGVLAARGTLALVGLGAPTAELPVTLIMGKGLTVRGVVEGDSDPQVFIPQLARWYHEGRLPLEVLVSTFAFDDFASAWSAAKSATVVKPVLVT is encoded by the coding sequence GTGATCAAGGCACGTGCCGCGGTGCTTCTGGAGCCGGGCCAGGAACCGCAGCTCACCGATATCGAACTCCGCGATCCGGTGGGCGACGAGGTGTTGGTGCGCATCGATGCCGTCGGCATCTGCCACACCGATATCACCATGGCGTCCTGGTGCACCAAGACCCCGATGGTGTTCGGTCACGAGGGTGCGGGCACCGTGCTCGCCACCGGTCCGCAGGCCGCGGCGCGCCCCGGTGAGCAGGTGGTGCTGACCTTCGCCAGCTGTGGCCGGTGCGGCAACTGTGTTGCCGATCGGCCCGCCTATTGCGATCAGTCCACCAACCTCAACATGCGCGGGAGCCGCCGCGACGAGACGAGCCCGCTGCGGCTGGGCGGGGCCCCCATCGCCGCGGGGTTCTTCGGCCAGTCCAGTTTCGCGTCCCACGCGATCGCGGGCAGCCGCAATGCCGTGGCGTTGCCCGCAGGCATGGACCCGGCCCTGGCCGCCCCGCTGGGCTGCAGTGTGCAGACCGGTGTCGGTGCGGTGCTCAACGTCCTTGGCGCCGCGCCGAGTGTGGTGGTGTTCGGGGCGGGCGCGGTCGGGCTGTCTGCGGTCATGGGTGCGCGGATCGCGGGCGCCGAGACGATCATCGCCGTCGACCCGGTAAGCGAGCGACGGGCACTGGCCGCCGAACTCGGCGCCACCGCGACCATCGACCCGACGTCCACCGATGCCGCCGCCGAGATCATCCGGATGACCGGGGGAGTCGCCGGTGCGGTCGACACCACGGCCCGACCGGAGGTGATCTCCGCAGCGGTCGGGGTGCTCGCCGCGCGCGGCACATTGGCCCTTGTCGGTCTGGGCGCGCCGACTGCGGAGCTGCCGGTGACACTGATCATGGGCAAGGGTCTGACGGTGCGCGGCGTGGTCGAGGGGGACAGCGACCCGCAGGTCTTCATCCCGCAGCTCGCCCGCTGGTATCACGAGGGCAGGTTGCCGCTGGAGGTGCTGGTGAGCACTTTCGCGTTCGACGACTTCGCGTCCGCCTGGTCTGCGGCCAAGTCTGCGACCGTCGTCAAACCGGTACTGGTCACGTAA
- a CDS encoding alpha/beta fold hydrolase, whose protein sequence is MTLPDLPEGRPLTVRSADGTRLHARVFGPDDGYPIVLAHGITCAIEVWAHQIADLAGDYRVIAYDHRGHGRSETPRRRNGYSLNHLAADLDSVLDAALAPGERAVIAGHSMGGIAITSWSQRYPRRVAQCADAVALINTSTGDLLRDVQLARVPAALAATRVRTAGSLLKTFGATPVPKLADRANRRFVGYLAVGAAAEPEVGELVYRLFATTPPAGRGGWARVLVDGLGAQHISLSNLQVPTLVIGSTQDRLLPINASRHIADNAPQLAEFVELPGGHCAILECPAEVNRRLRSLAEGVGRQRISS, encoded by the coding sequence GTGACGCTGCCCGACCTTCCCGAGGGACGCCCGCTGACGGTGCGCTCGGCCGACGGAACCCGCCTGCACGCCCGGGTATTCGGCCCCGATGACGGCTATCCGATCGTGCTGGCGCACGGAATCACCTGTGCCATCGAGGTATGGGCACATCAGATAGCCGACCTGGCCGGTGATTACCGCGTCATCGCCTACGACCACCGCGGGCATGGTCGCAGCGAGACCCCGCGCCGGCGCAACGGGTACAGCCTCAATCACCTGGCTGCCGATCTGGACTCGGTGCTCGATGCCGCTCTCGCGCCGGGCGAGCGCGCCGTCATCGCCGGGCACTCGATGGGTGGGATCGCGATCACCTCGTGGTCGCAACGCTATCCGCGCCGCGTCGCCCAGTGCGCCGACGCCGTGGCCCTGATCAACACCAGCACCGGAGATCTGCTGCGCGATGTCCAGCTGGCCAGGGTACCTGCCGCGTTGGCCGCCACCCGCGTGCGGACCGCGGGCTCTCTTCTCAAGACCTTCGGCGCCACACCCGTACCCAAACTCGCCGACCGGGCCAACAGGCGTTTCGTCGGCTATCTGGCCGTCGGTGCCGCCGCCGAGCCGGAGGTGGGCGAGCTGGTGTACCGGCTGTTCGCCACCACCCCACCCGCCGGGCGCGGCGGATGGGCCAGGGTGCTGGTCGACGGTCTTGGCGCGCAACATATCTCGTTGTCGAATCTGCAGGTGCCGACCTTGGTCATCGGGAGCACGCAGGACCGGTTGTTGCCCATCAATGCCTCGCGGCACATCGCCGACAATGCTCCCCAGCTCGCCGAGTTCGTGGAACTGCCCGGTGGACACTGCGCGATACTGGAATGCCCGGCAGAGGTGAACCGCCGGCTGCGCTCACTCGCCGAAGGTGTCGGCAGGCAACGCATCAGCTCGTGA
- a CDS encoding flavin monoamine oxidase family protein, whose protein sequence is MQATPTLARRDGTLGAVTDVIVVGAGFAGLSAARELTGLGHDVLVLEGRDRVGGRSYTATVAGVPVDLGATFVGPTQDAVRELAAELGCSTVPTYSRGKNLIHWHGTVRSYRSTIPKLSLIELLDVSRIQWRFDRLSRLIPVTDTWSAPAAARLDQKSLEGWLRAVHASASTRNLMAIMSRVTWGAEPDEVSMLHAVRYVKAAGGLARMLDVKGGAQQDHFPAGTQPIAVRMAADLGERVLTSAPVHGVSRTEDGYVVESGRGTHTARAVIIAIPPAHRGVIDFEPALPAGHAELIPTWPQGNLSKAYAAYETPFWRTAGCSGESLSDEGPVFITFDVSPGDQGPGVLLGFASARTFDPLSPAARREQALRCFVTLFGDKAARPIDYLDHCWSAEPFAPGGPTAAVPPGSWTAHGAHLRTPVGGIFWAGTETADEWTGFLDGAVRSGRRAAAEATTYLTSITS, encoded by the coding sequence ATGCAGGCAACGCCCACCTTGGCGCGCCGAGACGGCACACTGGGTGCCGTGACCGATGTGATCGTGGTGGGGGCGGGGTTCGCTGGTCTGTCGGCAGCGCGCGAGTTGACCGGACTCGGCCACGACGTGCTGGTGCTGGAGGGCCGTGACCGCGTCGGCGGGCGCTCCTACACCGCGACCGTGGCCGGCGTGCCGGTCGACCTGGGTGCCACCTTCGTGGGGCCCACCCAGGACGCCGTGCGGGAACTGGCCGCCGAACTGGGCTGTTCGACGGTGCCGACATACAGCCGCGGTAAGAACCTGATCCACTGGCACGGCACGGTGCGGTCCTACCGCAGCACCATCCCGAAACTGTCGCTGATCGAGCTTCTCGATGTCTCCCGTATCCAATGGCGCTTCGACCGGTTGTCCCGTCTCATCCCGGTCACCGACACCTGGTCGGCGCCGGCGGCGGCCCGGCTGGACCAGAAGAGCCTGGAGGGCTGGCTGCGCGCCGTGCACGCAAGCGCCTCGACACGCAACCTGATGGCCATCATGTCCCGCGTCACCTGGGGCGCTGAGCCCGACGAGGTCTCCATGCTGCACGCCGTGCGCTATGTCAAGGCCGCAGGCGGGCTGGCGCGGATGCTCGACGTCAAGGGTGGTGCGCAGCAAGACCACTTCCCGGCGGGAACCCAGCCGATCGCCGTGCGGATGGCCGCGGACCTGGGCGAACGGGTTCTGACATCGGCTCCGGTACATGGTGTTTCACGCACGGAAGACGGATACGTTGTCGAATCCGGGCGCGGCACGCACACGGCACGGGCGGTGATCATCGCGATTCCGCCCGCCCATCGCGGTGTGATCGACTTCGAGCCGGCACTGCCCGCCGGACATGCCGAGCTCATCCCGACCTGGCCGCAGGGCAATCTGAGCAAGGCCTACGCCGCCTACGAGACCCCATTCTGGCGCACAGCCGGGTGCTCGGGAGAGTCACTGTCCGATGAGGGACCGGTGTTCATCACCTTCGATGTCAGCCCGGGAGACCAGGGTCCCGGCGTGCTGTTGGGTTTCGCCTCGGCACGCACCTTCGACCCGCTCTCCCCTGCCGCGCGCCGCGAGCAGGCTCTGCGATGCTTCGTGACGTTGTTCGGCGACAAGGCCGCCCGACCCATCGACTATCTCGACCATTGTTGGAGCGCCGAGCCGTTCGCCCCGGGCGGTCCCACTGCGGCCGTACCGCCGGGATCCTGGACCGCGCACGGTGCGCATCTGCGCACACCGGTCGGCGGGATCTTCTGGGCGGGAACCGAAACCGCCGACGAATGGACCGGCTTCCTCGACGGCGCGGTCCGCTCGGGCCGGCGCGCCGCCGCCGAGGCCACCACCTACCTCACGAGCATCACGAGCTGA
- a CDS encoding TIGR03617 family F420-dependent LLM class oxidoreductase: protein MTALHGLSGAAERARELRDAGASGVFTFEGPHDVFAPLTLASTVGGLDLMTNVAIAFPRNPIHLAHQAIDHQILTQGRFTLGLGTQIRTQIEKRFGADFDRPVERMVELVGALRAIFSTWQTGERLDFRGEFYRHTLMTPTFTPRDNPYGPPPIYVGALGPRLTRATAQHADGLLVMPFGNKKFLHEVTMAAVDKGLAAAGRTRADLAVVPEIIVSVASDTDDDHRATRQLLAFYGSTPAYRPVLDIHGWGDLQPELNALSKQGKWAEMGSLIDDEVLHTIAACGTPTEIADHIRDRVAGISDRICIYQPGPIETDSLAQIVDALRT, encoded by the coding sequence ATGACTGCACTGCATGGACTGTCCGGAGCTGCCGAGCGCGCTCGCGAGTTGCGCGATGCCGGGGCCAGCGGTGTGTTCACCTTCGAGGGGCCCCACGATGTGTTCGCCCCGCTTACCTTGGCGTCGACGGTCGGCGGGCTGGACCTGATGACGAATGTGGCAATCGCCTTTCCGCGCAATCCGATTCACCTGGCACACCAGGCCATCGATCACCAGATCCTGACCCAGGGGCGGTTCACCCTCGGGCTGGGCACCCAGATCCGCACGCAGATCGAGAAGCGGTTCGGTGCGGACTTCGACCGGCCGGTGGAACGGATGGTCGAACTCGTCGGCGCGCTCCGAGCTATCTTCAGCACCTGGCAGACCGGTGAGCGGTTGGATTTCCGCGGCGAGTTCTACCGGCACACGCTGATGACGCCGACCTTCACCCCGCGGGACAACCCGTACGGACCCCCGCCGATCTATGTCGGCGCGCTCGGGCCCCGGCTGACCAGGGCCACCGCTCAGCACGCCGACGGGCTGCTGGTGATGCCCTTCGGCAACAAGAAGTTTCTGCACGAGGTCACCATGGCCGCGGTCGACAAGGGTCTGGCCGCCGCCGGGCGCACCCGTGCCGATCTGGCCGTCGTCCCCGAGATCATCGTCTCGGTGGCCTCCGACACCGACGACGACCACCGCGCGACCCGGCAGTTGCTGGCGTTCTACGGATCGACGCCGGCCTATCGACCCGTCCTGGACATCCACGGTTGGGGAGATTTGCAGCCCGAGCTCAATGCCCTGTCCAAGCAGGGCAAATGGGCCGAGATGGGATCGCTGATCGATGACGAGGTGCTGCACACCATTGCGGCATGCGGTACCCCGACCGAGATTGCCGACCATATCCGGGACCGGGTGGCGGGCATCTCCGACCGGATCTGCATCTACCAGCCGGGACCCATCGAGACCGACTCATTGGCCCAGATCGTTGACGCATTGCGCACCTGA